One Amycolatopsis sp. NBC_00355 genomic window carries:
- a CDS encoding DHA2 family efflux MFS transporter permease subunit — MSTQSTASAPQGDALDAGVLKVASVVVLGAIMAILDTTVVNVALQKLTIEFSTSFDVIQWVATGYLLALATVIPVTGWASDRFGTKRLYMVAIVLFLAGSMLAGVAWNIETLIGFRVLQGFGGGMLMPCGMTILTRAAGPQRIGRVMAVLGVPMLLGPIGGPILGGWLVDAVSWRWIFFINVPIGLVTLLLSWRLLPKDAPEPAGRFDFVGMLMVSPGLAALIFGVSKIPSAGGVGAVEVWLPALGGLALLVAFVLRALTVSNPLVDLRLFKNRAFTIAMVTMSLFFVAFLGGMMLLPTYFLLVRGETTLHAGLLLAPQGFGAMIMMPVTGRLADKVGARKIVLPGMVLLVGSMAMLTQVTATTPYWVLLSALFVMGLGMGCTMMPITTSALQTLQPKDMARASTATNIVQQTAGAIGSAVMATILAALLAGKFGVPTAQGQLAATAAIMNPASHDAATGLAADAFSTTFVWSLVLVALCVIPALFLPKSRPATPAVPEGEELTPPVMLH, encoded by the coding sequence ATGTCAACGCAAAGTACGGCGTCCGCGCCGCAGGGTGACGCGCTCGACGCGGGGGTGCTGAAGGTCGCGTCCGTGGTGGTGCTCGGCGCCATCATGGCGATCCTGGACACCACGGTCGTCAACGTCGCGCTGCAGAAGCTCACGATCGAGTTCTCGACGTCGTTCGACGTCATCCAGTGGGTCGCCACCGGCTACCTGCTCGCGCTCGCCACGGTGATCCCGGTCACGGGCTGGGCGTCCGACCGCTTCGGCACCAAGCGGCTCTACATGGTCGCGATCGTGCTGTTCCTGGCCGGGTCGATGCTCGCGGGCGTCGCGTGGAACATCGAAACGCTGATCGGCTTCCGCGTCCTGCAGGGCTTCGGCGGCGGCATGCTGATGCCGTGCGGGATGACGATCCTGACCCGCGCGGCGGGCCCGCAGCGGATCGGGCGCGTGATGGCGGTGCTGGGCGTGCCGATGCTGCTGGGCCCGATCGGCGGCCCGATCCTCGGCGGCTGGCTGGTCGACGCGGTGAGCTGGCGCTGGATCTTCTTCATCAACGTGCCGATCGGCCTCGTCACGCTGCTGCTGTCGTGGCGGCTGCTGCCGAAGGACGCCCCGGAGCCGGCCGGCCGCTTCGACTTCGTGGGCATGCTGATGGTCTCGCCGGGCCTGGCCGCGTTGATCTTCGGCGTCTCGAAGATCCCGTCCGCGGGCGGGGTCGGCGCCGTCGAGGTGTGGCTGCCGGCGCTGGGCGGGCTGGCGCTGCTGGTCGCGTTCGTGCTGCGCGCACTGACGGTGTCGAACCCGCTGGTGGACCTGCGGCTGTTCAAGAACCGCGCGTTCACGATCGCGATGGTGACGATGTCGCTGTTCTTCGTCGCGTTCCTCGGCGGGATGATGCTGCTGCCGACGTACTTCCTGCTGGTGCGCGGCGAAACCACGCTGCACGCCGGGCTGCTGCTGGCCCCGCAGGGCTTCGGCGCGATGATCATGATGCCGGTCACCGGGCGGCTGGCCGACAAGGTCGGCGCGCGGAAGATCGTGCTGCCGGGCATGGTGCTGCTGGTCGGCTCGATGGCGATGCTGACCCAGGTCACCGCGACCACGCCGTACTGGGTGCTGCTGTCGGCGCTGTTCGTGATGGGCCTGGGCATGGGCTGCACGATGATGCCGATCACGACGTCCGCGCTGCAGACGTTGCAGCCCAAGGACATGGCCCGCGCGTCCACGGCGACGAACATCGTCCAGCAGACCGCGGGCGCGATCGGCTCGGCGGTGATGGCGACGATCCTGGCGGCCCTGCTGGCGGGCAAGTTCGGCGTCCCGACGGCCCAAGGCCAGCTGGCGGCCACCGCGGCGATCATGAACCCGGCGTCCCACGACGCGGCGACGGGCCTGGCGGCGGACGCCTTCTCGACGACGTTCGTCTGGTCCCTGGTCCTGGTGGCCCTCTGCGTGATCCCGGCCCTCTTCCTCCCGAAGTCCCGCCCGGCCACCCCGGCGGTGCCGGAAGGCGAGGAACTCACCCCACCGGTGATGCTCCACTGA
- a CDS encoding LppU/SCO3897 family protein produces the protein MSVPPPAPGGQQPVGQPDPYGPPPGGQQQQYGQPQYGTPPQGQPQPQYGTPPQGQPVQGQPGQYGPPPGQPGQFGPPPGQPGYPPAPPVPPKKSKALWIRLAIVAVIVVVGGTLAIINFAKSPASSNAGDCLTITEFTSGGDDPVKADCADPNANVKIAKKLDSSSDACPGGADAAYDTYTVSGRSSYKLCLMINAKQGDCLTNFTSKTQGYKKVPCSDPSKDGELVKVVSGQADQNVCEGTDATRVAVYPEPATTMCVKTNE, from the coding sequence GTGAGCGTTCCCCCTCCGGCCCCCGGGGGCCAGCAGCCGGTGGGTCAGCCCGATCCCTACGGGCCGCCGCCCGGCGGCCAGCAGCAGCAGTACGGCCAGCCGCAGTACGGCACGCCGCCGCAGGGCCAGCCGCAGCCGCAGTACGGCACGCCGCCGCAGGGCCAGCCGGTCCAGGGCCAGCCCGGCCAGTACGGCCCGCCGCCCGGCCAGCCGGGTCAGTTCGGCCCGCCGCCCGGCCAGCCCGGCTACCCGCCCGCGCCGCCGGTCCCGCCGAAGAAGTCGAAGGCCCTCTGGATCCGCCTCGCCATCGTCGCGGTGATCGTGGTCGTCGGCGGCACCCTGGCGATCATCAACTTCGCCAAGTCGCCGGCCAGCTCGAACGCCGGTGACTGCCTGACGATCACCGAGTTCACCAGCGGTGGCGACGACCCGGTCAAGGCCGACTGCGCCGACCCGAACGCGAACGTGAAGATCGCCAAGAAGCTGGACAGCTCCAGTGACGCCTGCCCCGGCGGCGCCGACGCGGCGTACGACACCTACACGGTCAGCGGCCGCAGCTCCTACAAGCTGTGCCTGATGATCAACGCCAAGCAGGGCGACTGCCTGACGAACTTCACCTCGAAGACGCAGGGCTACAAGAAGGTTCCGTGCTCCGACCCGTCGAAGGACGGCGAGCTCGTCAAGGTCGTCAGCGGTCAGGCCGACCAGAACGTCTGCGAAGGGACCGACGCCACGCGCGTCGCGGTGTACCCGGAGCCGGCGACGACGATGTGCGTCAAGACGAACGAGTAG
- a CDS encoding Bax inhibitor-1/YccA family protein → MRSSSNPAFRNLPKGGTQTYGQYGPPVGFNQPQGGVPGYGPGQVSSGEGDRPMTVDDVVVKTGMSLGVTLLVGIVTAIWAQNQLAETGRLSGALIGAMLGGLVVGLVISLVIIFKQKASAPLTLVYSAAEGLFLGALSGVFEVIYPGIALQAIIGTMGVFIGMLVVYKTGAVKVTPKLTKWIVGAVVGVAILMLFNLISALAFGFNPLRDGGPIAIIFSIVCIGIAAFSFLLDFDQADRMIREGMPSKWAWYVAFGLMTTLVWLYLEILRLLSYLRE, encoded by the coding sequence GTGCGTTCCAGTAGCAACCCGGCGTTCCGCAACCTGCCCAAGGGCGGAACTCAGACTTACGGTCAGTACGGCCCCCCGGTGGGCTTCAACCAGCCCCAGGGTGGCGTGCCCGGGTACGGCCCGGGACAGGTCTCCTCCGGCGAGGGCGACCGCCCGATGACCGTCGACGACGTCGTCGTCAAGACGGGCATGAGCCTCGGCGTCACCCTGCTCGTCGGGATCGTCACGGCGATCTGGGCGCAGAACCAGCTGGCCGAGACCGGCCGGCTGTCCGGGGCGCTCATCGGCGCGATGCTCGGCGGCCTGGTCGTCGGGCTCGTCATCTCACTGGTGATCATTTTCAAACAGAAGGCGAGCGCGCCGCTGACGCTCGTCTACTCGGCCGCCGAAGGGCTCTTCCTCGGCGCGCTGAGCGGCGTGTTCGAAGTGATCTACCCGGGTATCGCGCTGCAGGCGATCATCGGCACCATGGGTGTCTTCATCGGCATGCTCGTGGTCTACAAGACCGGTGCCGTCAAGGTGACGCCGAAGCTGACCAAGTGGATCGTCGGCGCCGTCGTCGGTGTCGCGATCCTGATGCTGTTCAACCTGATCAGTGCGCTGGCCTTCGGCTTCAACCCCCTGCGTGACGGCGGCCCGATCGCCATCATCTTCAGCATCGTCTGCATCGGCATCGCGGCCTTCAGCTTCCTGCTCGACTTCGACCAGGCGGACCGGATGATCCGCGAGGGCATGCCCTCGAAGTGGGCCTGGTACGTCGCCTTCGGCCTGATGACCACCCTGGTCTGGCTGTACCTGGAGATCCTGCGGCTGCTGTCCTACCTCCGCGAGTAA
- a CDS encoding class F sortase, translated as MAGKARLVAGFTAGVVTVLAVQVATGVVDVPPATTVVAGSALPAPAAGRSPGGAPSSTPATTSTPPPVQPPPSSTTAAAPAAETPRVPAPQEPGTVRLPGGGTATLVRKELGPGAELPIPADLGQATWWGAELDAAGGASVFAGHVNWRGATGPFAELWTDRIGGQVSIVDSAGKTWRYTVSQLVTVHKNDLAARADELFGQSGPHRVVLVTCGGRWVGGSDGYEENRVVIADPA; from the coding sequence ATGGCAGGCAAAGCCCGGCTAGTGGCCGGTTTCACCGCGGGCGTCGTGACCGTGCTGGCGGTCCAGGTCGCCACCGGCGTGGTCGACGTGCCGCCGGCGACGACCGTCGTCGCGGGGTCGGCGCTGCCCGCCCCCGCGGCCGGACGGTCGCCGGGCGGGGCGCCTTCGTCGACGCCGGCCACGACGTCCACGCCTCCTCCCGTGCAGCCACCACCGTCGTCCACGACCGCGGCGGCTCCGGCGGCGGAGACCCCGCGGGTGCCCGCGCCGCAGGAACCCGGCACCGTCCGGCTGCCCGGCGGCGGCACGGCGACGCTGGTGCGCAAGGAACTCGGTCCGGGCGCCGAGCTGCCGATCCCCGCCGACCTCGGCCAGGCGACCTGGTGGGGCGCCGAGCTGGACGCGGCGGGCGGAGCGAGCGTGTTCGCCGGCCACGTCAACTGGCGCGGCGCGACCGGGCCGTTCGCGGAGCTGTGGACCGACCGCATCGGCGGCCAGGTGTCCATTGTGGACAGCGCGGGCAAGACCTGGCGCTACACCGTCTCCCAGCTGGTCACCGTGCACAAGAACGACCTGGCCGCCCGCGCCGACGAGCTGTTCGGCCAGTCCGGCCCGCACCGGGTCGTCCTGGTGACCTGCGGCGGCCGCTGGGTCGGCGGTTCGGACGGTTACGAGGAGAACCGCGTCGTCATCGCGGACCCGGCCTAA
- a CDS encoding SDR family oxidoreductase produces the protein MATFLVTGATGLIGRQFTRLLLSRPDDDRVALVVRASSRAKLAALVDQWPHSDRVTLITGDLGEPLLGVSGTDRDELRGHVDHVVHLAALYDLTADDEASVKANVDGTRAVVDLAADLRAGCLNHVSSVAVAGDHDGVFTEEMFDAGQRLVTPYHRTKFEAEKIVREQDSVPWRVYRPAVVVGDSVTGEMDKVDGPYYLFPAISRLAGLPDLPIVGPDLGDTNVVPVDYVAKALLELVTKPGLDGQAFHLVNAEPQPVVSVYNAFAKAAGAPTITVQLNERFSKGIVGLVKLSEHIPGFTIARDAVLERLGIPPVLLETMAFPSVFSSTATRKALAGSVEVPPLEDYAATLWRYWREHLDPFRARKHGPRGELDGRRVIITGASSGIGRATALKVAAAGGVPLLVARRQHELEEVRDEIIAAGGTASVYPADLTDEDSVHKAVDAMLAEHGRIDMLVNNAGRSIRRSIKLSYDRMHDYERAMAINYFGAVRLILAVLPHMSERKFGHIVNVSSIGVQGIAPRFSAYAASKAALDYFSRIAATETHGDGITFTTIHMPLVRTPMIRPTKIYDAFPTKSPEQAADMVMKALLERPKHIGTPAGQAIGLAYTLTPGLTDAVAYQGFRIFPDSTAAGGSGQLKIGRGEKHLSRAAMALARLSRGFHW, from the coding sequence ATGGCGACGTTCTTGGTGACCGGGGCGACCGGACTGATCGGGCGCCAGTTCACCCGGCTGCTGCTCTCCCGCCCCGACGACGACCGCGTGGCGCTGGTCGTGCGCGCCTCGTCGCGGGCCAAGCTGGCCGCGCTCGTCGACCAGTGGCCGCACTCCGACCGCGTCACGCTGATCACCGGCGACCTCGGCGAGCCGCTGCTCGGGGTCTCCGGAACGGACCGCGACGAGCTGCGCGGGCACGTCGACCACGTCGTGCACCTGGCCGCGCTCTACGACCTCACCGCCGACGACGAAGCCAGCGTCAAGGCCAATGTGGACGGCACACGAGCCGTCGTCGACCTCGCCGCGGACCTGCGCGCCGGCTGCCTGAACCACGTCTCGTCGGTGGCCGTCGCGGGTGATCACGACGGCGTCTTCACCGAGGAGATGTTCGACGCCGGCCAGCGGCTGGTCACGCCGTACCACCGGACCAAGTTCGAGGCCGAGAAGATCGTCCGCGAGCAGGACAGCGTGCCGTGGCGGGTGTACCGGCCCGCCGTCGTCGTCGGGGACTCCGTCACCGGCGAGATGGACAAGGTCGACGGCCCCTACTACCTCTTCCCCGCGATCAGCCGCCTCGCCGGGCTGCCGGACCTGCCGATCGTCGGGCCCGACCTCGGCGACACCAACGTCGTGCCGGTCGACTACGTCGCCAAGGCGCTGCTGGAGCTGGTGACCAAGCCCGGCCTCGACGGCCAGGCCTTCCACCTGGTCAACGCCGAGCCGCAGCCCGTCGTCTCGGTCTACAACGCCTTCGCGAAGGCCGCGGGCGCCCCGACCATCACCGTGCAGCTCAACGAGCGGTTCTCGAAGGGCATCGTCGGGCTGGTCAAGCTGTCCGAGCACATCCCCGGTTTCACCATCGCGCGCGACGCCGTCCTCGAGCGCCTCGGCATCCCGCCGGTGCTGCTGGAGACGATGGCGTTCCCGTCGGTGTTCTCCTCGACCGCGACGCGCAAGGCCCTCGCCGGCAGCGTCGAGGTGCCGCCGCTGGAGGACTACGCGGCGACGCTGTGGCGCTACTGGCGCGAGCACCTCGACCCGTTCCGCGCGCGCAAGCACGGGCCGCGCGGCGAGCTGGACGGCCGGCGCGTGATCATCACCGGTGCGTCGTCGGGCATCGGCCGCGCGACGGCATTGAAGGTCGCCGCCGCCGGCGGGGTGCCGCTGCTCGTTGCGCGGCGCCAGCACGAGCTCGAAGAGGTGCGCGACGAGATCATCGCAGCCGGCGGCACGGCGTCGGTGTACCCGGCCGACCTGACCGACGAGGACTCGGTGCACAAGGCCGTCGACGCGATGCTCGCCGAGCACGGCCGGATCGACATGCTGGTCAACAACGCCGGCCGGTCGATCCGCCGGTCGATCAAGCTGTCGTACGACCGGATGCACGACTACGAGCGCGCGATGGCGATCAACTACTTCGGCGCGGTCCGGCTGATCCTCGCGGTGCTGCCGCACATGTCCGAGCGGAAGTTCGGGCACATCGTGAACGTCTCGTCGATCGGCGTCCAGGGCATCGCGCCGCGGTTCTCGGCGTACGCGGCGTCGAAGGCGGCGCTCGACTACTTCTCGCGCATCGCGGCGACCGAGACGCACGGCGACGGGATCACGTTCACCACCATCCACATGCCGCTCGTGCGGACGCCGATGATCCGGCCGACGAAGATCTACGACGCGTTCCCGACGAAGTCGCCGGAACAGGCCGCGGACATGGTGATGAAGGCGCTGCTCGAGCGTCCGAAGCACATCGGGACACCCGCCGGGCAGGCGATCGGGCTGGCCTACACGCTCACGCCGGGCCTCACCGACGCCGTCGCGTACCAGGGTTTCCGGATTTTCCCGGATTCGACCGCCGCGGGCGGTTCGGGCCAGCTCAAGATCGGACGTGGCGAGAAACACCTCTCGCGCGCGGCGATGGCGCTGGCCCGGCTCTCGCGCGGCTTTCACTGGTGA
- a CDS encoding cell division protein DivIVA, with translation MVPERDNAASALNGLLPLRREYTQAWHGFDRNEVRQYLDHVEAQLRRVVSDRDAAVAQTAAVARELESVRGQVAQLEARVEELKKPPERLEDLDERMQRTVTLAQARADEIVKRAEAAAEKTWAGSTEASTKLRERYTRLVTELDKQADLLHSEHENALSETRAEVQRLTVEAAQRRELLDNEAERKRRKLEREFEASQTAQKAALEKHVADQRTASKNQAERRLAEATAEAKRRLDEATAEAKRRLDEATTQAAQRTTAANRKVERLAEIREQARKSLAAAEDILNRSETQLATLPEEAVIPQASKLVGGDERGESPTTPAAPVVPVVQPSTPAKPSGATKAPVPVKQAPPVKQAPAAAKPGNNAPAKQHGPATKPVNGNGNGAAKPLTPAAGKPSS, from the coding sequence ATGGTTCCTGAGCGCGACAATGCCGCGAGCGCCCTCAACGGCCTGCTCCCCCTCCGTCGTGAGTACACCCAGGCCTGGCACGGCTTCGACCGCAACGAGGTGCGCCAGTACCTCGATCACGTCGAGGCGCAGCTGCGCCGGGTCGTCAGCGACCGCGACGCCGCGGTGGCGCAGACCGCCGCGGTGGCGCGCGAGCTGGAGTCCGTCCGCGGGCAGGTCGCGCAGCTGGAAGCGCGCGTCGAGGAGCTGAAGAAACCGCCGGAGCGGCTCGAGGACCTCGACGAGCGGATGCAGCGGACGGTGACGCTCGCGCAGGCCCGCGCGGACGAGATCGTCAAGCGCGCCGAAGCCGCCGCGGAGAAGACGTGGGCGGGCTCGACCGAGGCGTCGACGAAGCTGCGCGAGCGCTACACGCGGCTCGTCACGGAACTGGACAAGCAGGCCGACCTGCTCCATTCGGAGCACGAGAACGCGCTTTCCGAGACGCGCGCGGAAGTGCAGCGGCTCACCGTCGAGGCGGCCCAGCGGCGGGAACTGCTCGACAACGAGGCGGAGCGCAAGCGCCGGAAGCTCGAGCGCGAGTTCGAGGCGTCCCAGACGGCCCAGAAGGCGGCGCTGGAGAAGCACGTCGCCGACCAGCGCACGGCGAGCAAGAACCAGGCCGAGCGCCGGCTCGCGGAGGCGACGGCCGAGGCGAAGCGCCGGCTCGACGAGGCCACCGCCGAGGCCAAGCGCCGTCTCGACGAGGCGACGACCCAGGCGGCCCAGCGCACGACAGCGGCGAACCGCAAGGTCGAGCGGCTGGCGGAGATCCGCGAGCAGGCGCGCAAGAGCCTGGCGGCGGCAGAGGACATCCTCAACCGCAGCGAGACGCAGCTGGCGACGCTGCCGGAGGAAGCGGTGATCCCCCAGGCGTCGAAGCTGGTGGGCGGCGACGAGCGCGGCGAGTCCCCGACGACCCCGGCCGCGCCGGTGGTCCCGGTGGTCCAGCCGTCGACGCCGGCCAAGCCGTCGGGCGCGACGAAGGCTCCGGTGCCCGTGAAGCAGGCGCCCCCGGTGAAGCAGGCTCCGGCGGCGGCGAAGCCGGGCAACAACGCCCCGGCGAAGCAGCACGGCCCGGCGACCAAGCCGGTGAACGGGAATGGGAACGGCGCCGCGAAGCCGCTGACGCCCGCGGCGGGCAAGCCCAGCTCCTGA
- a CDS encoding amidase family protein, which translates to MVLTAAEIAASVRAGTLDPVNVVKEALDRIAATDGVVGAFRRVRAEEALAEAAEVAARPDLATLPLAGVPVAVKDVTAISGEFASHGSVAGPSSPAGEDGVIAARLRAAGAVLVGLTRVPELCIWPMSDTPDGIARNPWEPTYAAGGSSGGSAAAVASGLVPLAHGTDGLGSIRLPAAMCGLVGLKPGADRLAEGGWFGMSVHGPLATTVADAAVLFSVLAADPSLATITTPGAVRIGTSTTVPVLHSPVPRELVAAVSRAADLLTAAGHTVAPGAPKYPASAILGISARWCAGPAEQAEDFDFARLQRRTRTHVRLGQLFRKAGFVRERTKQRWVARAEEFFADHDVLMTPTLSHWPAKAARWHERRWASNVVPSLRLAGFTGLWNLAGYPAISVPVGRAPASGLPTSVQLVTRPGGEPLLLGLAAQLEAANPWPRTSRG; encoded by the coding sequence ATGGTGCTGACCGCCGCGGAGATCGCGGCTTCCGTGCGGGCCGGGACACTCGATCCGGTGAACGTGGTCAAGGAAGCCCTCGACCGGATCGCCGCCACCGACGGCGTGGTCGGCGCGTTCCGCCGGGTGCGCGCCGAGGAGGCGCTGGCGGAGGCCGCCGAAGTCGCCGCGCGGCCCGATCTGGCGACGCTGCCGCTGGCGGGGGTGCCCGTCGCGGTCAAGGACGTCACGGCGATCTCCGGCGAGTTCGCGTCGCACGGATCAGTCGCGGGACCGTCTTCACCGGCCGGCGAGGACGGCGTGATCGCGGCGCGGCTGCGCGCGGCGGGCGCGGTGCTCGTCGGGCTGACCCGCGTGCCGGAGCTGTGCATCTGGCCGATGAGCGACACCCCGGACGGCATCGCCCGCAACCCCTGGGAACCGACGTACGCCGCGGGCGGCTCGTCCGGCGGCAGCGCGGCGGCGGTGGCGTCCGGCCTGGTCCCGCTCGCCCACGGCACCGACGGCCTCGGCTCGATCCGCCTGCCGGCGGCGATGTGCGGCCTCGTCGGCCTGAAGCCGGGTGCGGACCGGCTGGCCGAAGGCGGCTGGTTCGGCATGTCGGTGCACGGCCCGCTGGCCACGACGGTCGCCGACGCGGCGGTCCTGTTCTCGGTGCTGGCCGCGGACCCTTCACTGGCGACAATCACCACGCCCGGCGCGGTGCGCATCGGGACGTCGACGACGGTGCCGGTCCTCCACTCGCCGGTGCCCCGTGAGCTGGTCGCGGCGGTCTCCCGCGCGGCTGACCTGCTGACGGCGGCCGGGCACACGGTCGCGCCGGGCGCGCCCAAGTACCCCGCGTCGGCGATCCTGGGCATCTCGGCCCGCTGGTGCGCGGGCCCGGCCGAGCAGGCCGAGGACTTCGACTTCGCCCGCCTGCAACGCCGGACGCGCACGCACGTCCGCCTCGGACAGCTGTTCCGGAAGGCCGGCTTCGTCCGGGAGCGCACGAAGCAGCGCTGGGTAGCGCGGGCGGAGGAGTTCTTCGCGGACCACGACGTCCTGATGACGCCGACGCTGTCCCACTGGCCGGCGAAGGCGGCCCGCTGGCACGAGCGCCGGTGGGCGTCGAACGTGGTGCCGTCGCTGCGCCTGGCGGGCTTCACGGGCCTCTGGAACCTGGCGGGCTACCCGGCGATCTCGGTCCCGGTCGGCCGGGCGCCGGCGTCGGGCCTGCCGACGTCGGTCCAGCTGGTGACCCGCCCGGGCGGAGAGCCGTTGCTGCTGGGCCTGGCGGCCCAGCTGGAGGCGGCGAACCCCTGGCCCCGCACCTCCCGCGGCTGA
- a CDS encoding helix-turn-helix transcriptional regulator, with product MKPVEVTVLASDPITHAGAVSLLESHPDVRITDLVPDVLLVMEEHVTEAVLGEIRAAKASHVVLVVEHFRESDLMAVLESGVVAILPRRDTGGSELVTAVMAAGDGTANLPPRLQGALLSQVQRMRRDVLEPNGLTLSGLAARECDVLRLVAEGFGTEEIAAKLCYSERTVKNVLYGLMTRCGLNNRAHAVAYALRAGAI from the coding sequence ATGAAGCCCGTCGAAGTGACCGTCCTCGCCTCGGACCCGATCACGCACGCCGGCGCGGTGAGCCTCCTGGAGTCCCATCCGGACGTCCGGATCACCGACCTGGTGCCCGACGTGCTGCTGGTGATGGAGGAGCACGTCACCGAAGCGGTGCTGGGCGAGATCCGGGCGGCCAAGGCCTCGCACGTCGTGCTGGTCGTGGAGCACTTCCGCGAGAGCGACCTGATGGCGGTGCTGGAGAGCGGCGTCGTGGCGATCCTGCCGCGCCGCGACACGGGCGGGTCCGAGCTGGTCACGGCGGTGATGGCGGCGGGCGACGGCACCGCGAACCTGCCGCCGCGGCTGCAGGGGGCGCTGCTCTCGCAGGTCCAGCGCATGCGCCGGGACGTGCTCGAGCCCAACGGGCTCACCCTCTCCGGGCTGGCCGCCCGCGAGTGCGACGTGCTGCGCCTGGTCGCCGAGGGCTTCGGCACCGAGGAAATCGCCGCGAAGCTGTGCTATTCCGAGCGGACCGTGAAGAACGTCCTCTACGGCCTGATGACGCGCTGCGGTCTCAACAACCGCGCCCACGCCGTCGCCTACGCGCTGCGCGCGGGCGCGATCTGA
- a CDS encoding WXG100 family type VII secretion target, which produces MSRQRFDFTLADLVLDRMGSITGGLGDLLAELESTVEPGLAGWTDEARERYLRAKLDWARAAERMPDCVDRARDAFGELARGYDEAGS; this is translated from the coding sequence ATGTCCCGCCAGCGGTTCGACTTCACCCTCGCCGACCTGGTGCTCGACCGGATGGGGTCGATCACCGGCGGCCTCGGCGACCTGCTGGCCGAGCTGGAGTCCACTGTGGAGCCGGGGCTGGCCGGCTGGACCGACGAGGCGCGGGAGCGGTACCTGCGGGCCAAGCTCGACTGGGCCCGGGCGGCCGAGCGGATGCCGGACTGCGTCGACCGCGCGCGGGACGCGTTCGGCGAGCTGGCCCGCGGCTACGACGAGGCCGGTTCCTGA
- a CDS encoding WXG100 family type VII secretion target — protein sequence MSSAVPTEDMKRAAARFASAIEAANSQLRDVNSEMATLQAAWRGEASVRFGQAMNDWEQEFDVILTRLAWLLEATGGRVPRQRSGGS from the coding sequence ATGAGTTCAGCCGTGCCGACGGAGGACATGAAGCGCGCCGCCGCGCGGTTCGCGTCCGCCATCGAGGCCGCGAACTCCCAGCTCCGCGACGTCAACAGCGAGATGGCGACGTTGCAGGCGGCGTGGCGAGGCGAGGCTTCGGTGCGGTTCGGGCAGGCGATGAACGACTGGGAGCAGGAGTTCGACGTCATCCTCACCCGGCTCGCGTGGCTGCTGGAGGCCACCGGCGGCCGGGTACCACGGCAACGGTCCGGCGGGTCGTGA